One segment of Panicum virgatum strain AP13 chromosome 3K, P.virgatum_v5, whole genome shotgun sequence DNA contains the following:
- the LOC120700504 gene encoding uncharacterized protein LOC120700504 has protein sequence MKQVFISVALAVLVAAAADDALQVQYRRHHRRHQPSPPSPPRAPPTPPPTTNMNNNPLCNSTLSPEEESLGSRAECPRTPPLPRPLEPPCSCRTRALPTECAMPLAGLMACVPFITGTQDQTPTPQSQCCAGLGAFFNSSSTLRCLCPVILGDVSKMLPKPVDPIRQMYLPIACGVVLPPQALYTCLTGHPAPAVVENFSQLWEDKSSSPAALSSP, from the exons ATGAAGCAGGTATTCATCAGCGTCGCGCTTGCCGTgctagtggcggcggcggccgacgatGCGCTCCAGGTCCAGTACAGGAGGCACCATCGGCGCCACCAACCAtccccaccctcgccgcctCGAGCAccacccacgccgccgcccaccaccaACATGAACAACAACCCTTTGTGTAACAGTACATTATCTCCGGAGGAGGAGAGCTTGGGGTCGCGGGCGGAGTGCCCTCGCACGCCCCCGCTGCCGCGTCCCTTGGAGCCCCCGTGCTCCTGCCGCACTAGAGCCTTGCCGACCGAGTGCGCGATGCCCCTGGCGGGCCTGATGGCCTGCGTGCCCTTCATCACAGGTACCCAGGACCAAACCCCCACGCCGCAGAGCCAGTGTTGCGCCGGGCTCGGGGCCTTCTTCAACAGCTCGTCGACCCTGCGCTGCCTGTGCCCGGTGATCCTGGGAGACGTCAGCAAGATGCTGCCCAAGCCAGTTGATCCCATTCGACAGATGTATCTGCCCATCGCCTGCGGCGTCGTGCTTCCACCCCAGGCCCTCTACACCTGCTTAA CCGGGCACCCAGCCCCAGCGGTAGTAGAAAATTTCTCTCAGCTCTGGGAAGACAAGTCGTCGTCTCCTGCAG CTCTGTCGTCACCGTGA